The genomic window GTCAAACGATAGGCGTTGGGCAGCAGGTCGAGGTTGTCGCGGATGTGCACCGACGGCATCAGGAAGCCCAGGTCCTGGGACAGCTTCTTGCGCACGCCCTTGATCCGCGCCAGCAATTGCCCGCCCTGGTTGCGGTCCACCAGCGGAATCAGGCGGTAGCCCACTTCCAGGCCGACCATGTCCACCGGCGTCACGTCGTCCCAGCCCAGCTCCTTGGTCTGCTCGGCGCGCTGCGCGGGCAGCAGTTCCTGCTGGGCCTGGGCTTCCTGCTCGGCCTTCTGGCTGGCCTGGCGCTGGCGGTGCCAGATCAGGTAGGCGCCACCGGCAGCCAGGCCGCCCAGGCCGATGAAGGATACGTGCGGCATGCCCGGCACCAGGCCCATGGCGATGAGGATGGCCGCGGAGATGGCCAGCGCCTTGGGCGAGGCGAACATCTGGCGGTTGACCTGCTGGCCCATGTCCTCGGCGCTGGAAACGCGAGTCACCATGATCGCCGCGGCGGTGGACAGCAGCAGCGACGGCAGTTGCGCCACCAGGCCGTCACCGATGGTCAGCAGGGCGTAGACCTTGCCGGCATCGCCGAAGCTCATCGAGTGCTGGATCACGCCGATGGCCACGCCACCGATGAGGTTGATGAAGAGGATCAGCAGGCCGGCGACGGCGTCACCGCGGACGAACTTGCTGGCACCGTCCATGGAGCCATAGAAGTCGGCTTCCTGGGCGACTTCGGCGCGGCGCTTCTTGGCTTCCGCCTGCTCGATCAGGCCGGCGTTGAGGTCGGCGTCGATGGCCATCTGCTTGCCGGGCATGGCGTCGAGGGTGAAGCGCGCGCTCACCTCGGAGATACGCCCGGCACCCTTGGTGACCACCACGAAGTTGATGATCATGAGGATCGCGAAGACCACGATACCGACGACGTAGTTGCCGCCGATCACCACTTCGCCGAAGGCCTGGATCACCTTGCCCGCGGCTGCGTGGCCGTCATGCCCGTGGAGCAGCACGACGCGGGTGGAGGCAACGTTCAGCGCCAGGCGCAGCAGCGTGGCGACCAGCAGGATGGTCGGGAACACGGCGAAGTCCAGCGGACGCAGGGCGTACACGCTGACCAGCAGCACGACGATGGACAGCGCAATGTTGAAGGTGAACAGCACGTCCAGCAGGAACGGCGGGATTGGCAGGGTCATCATCGCCAGCATGGCGAGCAGCAGCAGCGGCACACCCAGGTTGCCCCGGCTGAGCCCCGCCAGACTGCTGCGAACAGTGCCGATCAATTGCGTACGATCCACCCGAAATCCCCTGCACGTGGGTGGCCGAAGCGGCCACCGGATCAAACTTTTGACGCCCAACCGGGCATCCGCACAGGGTTTTGCAGGAAGCGTTCCAACTTCGTCGAAGCCGCTCTACGAACTGTCTTTCACCAGCTTGAAGGTGCCGTCGCGGAAGCTGCCGGCCACCGCGCAGGTGGACTGATTGGCGTCGCTGCGCGCCTCGAAACGGTAATGGCCGGACATCACCCCGTAGTCGGTGTCGTCCTCGCTGCGGACGATCTCCACGCGGTCGATCACCAGTTCGCCGTGGCTGGCGCGCAGGGCGTCCTCGGGCACCTCCTGGAACACCACCGCCACCGCCTCACCGAGCCGGGCGCGGCCCTCCCGCGCCGGGCCGATGGCGTAGCGCCCGGAAAGCTTCGAAGGATCCCGGCGCAACTGGTCCTGCTCGGTGGTCAGGTGGAACTGCGCGGTAAGCGTCGCCGGGCGGCCACCCTCCCCCTGTACCGCCAGCGGCACGCCGATCACCAGTTCGTTGTCGCCGCCGAGCTGGGCGACATACAGCGACCCCCACCACGGGTCGCGCACCTCCGAGCGGTGTTCCTGGCCGCAGACCTGCAGGCTGTAGCGGGTGGCCGGCACGTCCGGCGCACATCCCGCGAGGAAGCCGGCCATCGAGGCCAGCGCCAGCAGTTTCAAGCAATCCCTACCCATCTCCGTCCCTCCGCCAGCGCTCATCGCTGCCTGGGTTCGACCCATCGCAGCGGCGATTAGGTTCCCCTGACGTTCGGCGGGTTACCAACTGTCGGACGAACCACCGCCACCGCTGGAGCCGCCATCGCCGGAATAGCTGCTGTCGCTGCTGGAGGAGGAACTGTCACTGCTGGAGCTGGAATAGGAGCTGGAATCCGAACTCGACCCGCCCCCCGAACCCGACCCGGTGCCGGCCAGGAAGGCGATCATCGCCGGGACGTAGACCATCGGGATCAGCACCAGCGAATCGGGGAATGCCCAAGGCTGGCTGAGGACCTCCGTGATGTACACAAGGAAGCCGACGATGCCACCCGTCACGCCCAGGCGAATGAAGAACCCGCGGCGGCTGCGCTTCCAGGCGGCATAGGCGAACAGGAACGGCAAGCTGAGGAAGATCAGCGCGGCCGAGCCGCCCAGCGGCGCGGCGAGACCGAACAGCGCGACATCGCCGCCGTCGAAGAACTGGGCGCAGCCCGCCAGCGCCAGCAAGTAGGCCAGGATTGCCCCGACAATCAGCGCCGCCCGCCGCGAGCCGCCGGCCACCGCGCCAATGCCGGCACCCATGAGCATGGCGAAAGGCAGCGCGAACAGCAGCACCGGCCCGCTGTGCAAACCACCGCTGGCGGCCAGCAGCATGGCAATCACCACCAGGCTCGGCAGCACCACCTTGAACTTGATCCAGCGGCGCCGCAGGACGATACCGGCCACGCCGCCGATGACCAGGCCACTGAGCAGCAGCCAGCCCTCCAGGGTCAGGCCAACGCCACTGCGCTGGTCAGCGAAAGTCTCGCCGTCGATCAGCCGCTCCAGCTTGCCCACCGTGCGCTCGATGCCGCCGGCGAAGTCGCCCGCGCGAAACGCCGGAACCATCTCTTCCCGGATGATGCGGCTGGCCACCACATCGGGAATCGCCCCTTCCAGGCCGTAACCGACCTCGATACGCATGCGCCGGTCGTCCTTGGCGATCAGCACCAGCACGCCATCGTCGATGCCCTTGCGACCCAGGCGCCACTGCTCGAAGACGCGGGTGGCGAACTGCTCGATGCTGTCCTCGCCGGTGCTCGGCAACATCAGCACCGCAATCTGCGAGCCCTTGCGCTGCTGCAGCGCCAGCAGCCGCTGCTTCAACGCGGTGAGCGTGCCGCTGTCGAGGGTGCCGGTGAGGTCGGTGACCGGGCTCTTCAGCTCCGGCACCGCAATGCTGCCGGTCGGCGTGGGCTCGGCCTCGTCGGATGCGACGACCAGCGTGTCCGCCGCTGGCAGGGCGACAGTGGTCGGCACCTCCGCCCGCACACCGGTTACACCGAGCAGGAGCAGCAGACACAGCGCGCAGCGGATCCAGATGTTCATGCCTTCGCTCCCTGAAGGTCGGGGCCTGACGGCCCGGAAATCGGCGAATTATGCCGTCACCCACTGCCCGACGCACCACCGTCACCGCTGTAACCGCCGCCACCGGAGAAGCAGCCCAGCCAGGCAGCACCGAAGGATCACTCGTCGCGTCGCAAATCCGGCGGGATCGGCAGGTCCGGCATCGGGCCGGGGCGTTTGCCCTTGCCGGCGCGGTACTGCTTGAGCTGGTAGACGTAGGCCAGCACCTGGGCCACGGCGAGGTAGAGGCCGGCGGGGATTTCATGGTCCAGTTCGGTGGAGTAATACACCGCCCGCGCCAGGGCCGGCGATTCGAGCACGGTGACCTTGTGCTCCTGGGCGATCTCGCGGATCTTCAGCGCCATGAAGTCGTTGCCCTTGGCCAGCAGCCGGGGCGCGCCGCCCTTCTCGGCGTCGTATTGCAGGGCCACGGCGAAGTGGGTCGGGTTGGTGATGACCACGTCGGCCTGCGGCACCGCCTGCATCATCCTCCGGTTGGCCATCTCCCGTTGCATCTGGCGGACCTTGGCCTTGACCTCGGGCTTGCCCTCGGAATCCTTGTACTCGTCCTTCACTTCCTGCTTGGTCATCATCAGCTTCTTGCGGTTGTCCCAGAGCTGGAAGGGGACATCCGCGGCGGCGATGAAGATGATGCTGCAGGCCAGCCAGAAGGCGCTCCAGCCGATGATCCTGGCGCTGTGCACCATGGCCTGTTCCAGCGGTTCGCGGGCGATCGCCATGAGGTCGTCCTGGTCGGACTTGAGCACCAGGATCGCCACGATCAGCACCAGCACGAACTTGGCCAGGGCCTTGAGCAGTTCGGTCACCGAGCGCAGCGAGAACATGCGCTTGAGCCCGGCCAGCGGGTTGAGCCGGCTGAACTTGGGCGCCAGCGCCTCGGCGGAGAACAGCCAGCCGCCCAGGGCCACCGGGCCGACCAGCGCTGCGATCAGCAGCACCGCGAGGATCGGCCAGATCGCGTCGGCGCCGATCTTGCCGCCCTCGGCCAGCAGGTTGAGCATGCTCTCGCTGTTCATCACCGTGGCGCGGTCCAGCTCGAAGCTGCCGCGCATCAGGCGCATCAGCGCGTCGGCCAGGCTGGCGCCGAACATCAGCAGGGCGCCGGCGCCGGCCAGCAGCACGGCCAGGGTGTTCAGCTCCTTGGACCGAGGGAGCTGGCCCTTCTCGCGCGCGTCCTTGCGCCGTTTCTCTGTAGGTTCCTCTGTCTTGTCTTCGCTACTGTCGTTCTCGGCCATCAGCGGGCCCCCACGAGTTCGCGCAGCAGCCGCAGGCCTTCGCTGGCCAGCGACTGGTACTGGGTCAGAATGTCGGCGCTGCCGATCCAGACGATGATGAAGCCCATCACCAGGGTCAGCGGGAAGCCGATGGAGAAGATGTTCAGCTGCGGCGCGGCGCGGGTCATGGCGCCGAACGCCAGGTTGACCACCAGCAGCGCGGTGATCGCCGGCAGCGACAGCATCAGCCCCGCACCGAGGATCCAGCCGAGCTTGCCGGCGACGGTGATGAAGTGGTTGCTCGACAGCCCCTCGCCCACCGGCAAGGTGGTGAAGCTTTCCGCCAGCACCTCGAACACCACCAGGTGGCCGTTCATGGAGAGGAACAGCAGCGTCACCAGCATGGTGAAGAACTGCCCCAGCACGGGCACCGAGATGCCGTTGGTGGGATCGATCATGGAGGCGAAGCCCAGGCCCATCTGCATGGAGATGATCTGCCCGGAAATCACGAAGGCGTGGAACATCAGCTGCAGGACGAAGCCGAGCATGGCGCCGACGAGGATTTCCTGGGCGATGTAGACCATCGCCTTCAGGCTCAGCGCGTCCACCTGCGGCATCGGCGGCAGGTTGGGCACCAGCGCCACGGCAATCGCCACGGACAGGTAGAGGCGCACGCGGGTGGGCACCAGCTGGGTGCCGATGATGGGCATGACCATCAGCATGGCGGCGATGCGGAACAGCGGGAACAGGAAGGCCCCGATCCAGCCGCCGATCTGCGCGTTGCTGAGCTCGAGCATCAGCCGATCAGCGTCGGGATGCTGGTGATCAGCGACTGGGTGTATTCCATCAACTGCCGCAGCAGCCAGGGGCCCAGCACGATGAGGGTGAGCAGCACCACCAGCAGGCGCGGCAGGAAGCTCAGGGTCTGCTCGTTGATCTGCGTGGCGGCCTGGAACATCGCCACGATCAGGCCCACCAGCAGGCTGGGCAGCACGAGAATGCCGACCATCACGGCGGTCAGCCAGAGCGCTTCGCGGAACAGGTCGACGGCGACTTCGGGGGTCATGGTTGCTCCTCTTGCTCGGCGGCCCCAGAGGGAGGCTCTTGCGTAGGATGGGTGGAGCTTGCGATACCCATCAGCCGAGTCGGCCCGGGCATCGATGGGTATCGCTTCGCTCCACGCCATCCTACGGTGCCGCTGAATACCGTTGCGCCATGCGGGACAGGCATCGCTAGACCGTCCCGAAGCTGCCGGCGAGGGTGCCGATGATCAGCGCCCAGCCATCCACCAGCACGAACAGCATGATCTTGAACGGCAACGAGATGATCAGCGGCGAGAGCATCATCATGCCCATCGCCATCAGCACGCTGGACACCACCAGGTCGATGATCAGGAACGGAATGAAGATCATGAAACCGATCTGGAACGCCGTCTTCAACTCCGAGGTGACGAACGCCGGCACCAGGATGGTCAGGGGCGTGGCGTCGGCGCTGGCGATGTCGGTGCGTTTGGACAGGCGCACGAACAGCTCCAGGTCCGACTGCCGGGTCTGCGCCAGCATGAACGCCTTGAGCGGCACCTCGGCGCGGGTGATCGCCTCCTGCGCGGGGATCTGCTCGTTGAGGTAAGGCTGCAGCGCGGTGCTGTTGATCTTGTCGAACACCGGCGCCATCACGAACAGCGTGAGGAACATCGCCAGGCCGATCAGCACCTGGTTCGACGGCGTGCTCTGCAGGCCCAGCGCCTGGCGCAGGATGGAGAAGACGATGATGATCCGGGTGAAGCTGGTCATCAGCATGACGAACGCCGGGATGAAGCTCAGCGCGGTCATGATCAGCAGGATCTGCAGGCTGACCGAATACTCCTGCTGCCCCTGCGGGTTGGTGGTCACGGTGATCGCCGTCAGCTGCGTCGGATCGGCGGCAAACGCCTGCGGCGCGAGCAACGCCAGCAGGCCCAGGAGCAGCGGCGCGGCTGCCTTGAGCGCGCCGATCAGAACGGAGAGGTTCGGCGAACGGGTCACTGCGGGCGGCCCTTGTCCTTGTTCAGCAATTCCAGCAGGCGCTGGGCGAATTCCGGCTGCGCCGCTTCCGACTCGGCGGCATGCACCGGCTGGCGCATGACATGCAGCGGCGTGATGCGCCCGGGCGTCAGGCCCAGCAGCACCTGTTCCTCGCCCACCTGCACCAGCACCAGGCGATCACGCGGGCCGAGGGCCTGGCTGGAGATCAGGCGGATCGCCTGGTTGCCGCGCGGCACCACCTGCTGCACGCGACGCACCAGCCAGGCGAGCAGGAAGATCAGCCCGACCACCAGCACCAGGCCCAGCAGCAGTTGCATCAGCTGCGCGCCGGCACTGCCGGTGATCAGGCTCGGCGTGGAGCTGGCATGGACGATGGCCGGGTTGGACGCCGGCGCCGACGCCTCCTCGCCCAGGGCGAAGAGGGACAGCCCCGCCAACGGCAACGCAATGAGGTTCGCGAGCAGGCGGGCCATGTCAGCGCAGCTTCTTGATGCGTTCGCTGGGGCTGATCACGTCGGTGAGGCGGATGCCGAACTTCTCGTTCACCACCACCACCTCGCCGTGGGCGATCAGCGTGCCGTTGACCAGCACGTCCAGCGGCTCGCCGGCCAGGCGATCGAGTTCGATCACCGAGCCCTGGTTGAGCTGCAGCAGGTTGCGGATGCTGATGTCGGTATGGCCGACTTCCATGGAAATGGTCACCGGGATATCCAGGATCACGTCCAGGTTCGGGCCTTCCAGGCCGGCAATGGTCGGCGCCTTGGGCGCCATGCCGAACTCTTCCATCGGCGCGCGCGGCGCGGCGGGCACGACCGGCGCCGCGGCGCTGGCCATCATCGCGTCGATGTCGTCCTGGTTGGCGTCACCCGATTCGGAGAGCGCCGCGGCCCATTCGTCGGCCAGCGCCTGTTCTTCGGGGGTTACGTTTTCTTCGTCAGACATGGTGGGTCCTCTTGGGATTCGCTCAGCGCGGGCGCACGAGCGGATCGAGAATCTGCAAGGCCAGGTTGCCCTTGTGCGAACCCAGCTTGACCTTGAAGGAAGGCACGCCGTTGGCGCGCATGATCATGTGCTCGGGCAGCTCCACCGGGATCACGTCGCCCGGCTGCATGTGCAGGATGTCCCGCAGCTTGAGCTGGCGACGCACGACGGTGGCGCCCAGCGGCACGTTGACGTCGAGGATGTCCTCGCGCAGGGCGTTGATCCAGCGCTCGTCCTGGTCGTCCACGTCGGACTGGAAGCCGGCATCGAGCATCTCGCGGATCGGCTCGATCATCGCGTATGGCAGGGTGATGTGCAGGTCACCGCCGCCGCCGTCCAACTCGATGTGGAAGGTGGAGACCACCACCACTTCGCTGGGGCTGACGATGTTGGCCATCGCCGGGTTCACCTCGGAGTTCACGTACTCGAAGGTGATCGGCATGACCGCGTGCCAGGCCTCGGCGAGGTCGACGAAGGCCTGCTCGATGACCATGCGCACCACGCGCAACTCGGTGGGGGTGAACTCGCGGCCTTCGATCTTGGCGTGACGGCCGTCGCCGCCGAAGAAGTTGTCCACCAGCTTGAACACCAGCTTGGCGTCGAGGATGAACAGGCCGGTGCCGCGCAGCGGCTTCATCTTCACCAGGTTGAGGCTGGTGGGAACGTACAGCGAATGCACGTACTCGCCGAATTTCATCACCTGCACGCCGCCCACGGCGACATCCGCCGAACGGCGCAGCAGGTTGAACATGCTGATGCGGGTGTAGCGGGCGAACCGCTCGTTGATCATCTCCAGGGTCGGCATGCGGCCCCGGACGATACGGTCCTGACTGGTCAGGTCGTAGGACTTGATCGCCCCCGGCTCGACGTCGGACTCGGTTTCCACCAGGCCGTCGTCGACGCCGTGCAGCAGCGCGTCGATCTCGTCCTGGGAAAGTAGATCCTGCATGGCCATGGCGGGTACCTACTGCAATACGAAATTGGTGAAAAGCACTTGCTCCACGGTCAACTGACCGGTCGCCTTCTTCGCCAGTTCCTGAAGACTGGACGTGGCCTGCTGGCGGAGCATTTCCTTGCCGACCGGCGTCACCAGGTTGTCGAAATTCTGGCTGGAAAACAGCATTACCAGCTGGTTGCGCACCAGCGGCATCTGCTCGCGCAGGGCATCCATCTGCGCCTGGTCGCGGCCCATCAGGGCAACGGCCACCTGAAGATAACGCTGGCGGCCGTTCTGATTGAAGTTGACCACGAAGGACGGCGCGAGAATTTCGTACACCGCCTGCTTGCGGGTGGGCTCCGCGTGTTCCGCGGCCTTGGCCTCGGCCTCGTCGGGCTTGGCGCTCTTGTGCAGGAAGAACCAGGTACCGCCCACCGATGCACCCACCGCCAGCAGGAAGGCCAGCACGATGATGATGATGAGCTTCAGCTTGCCCTTGCCGGGCGCCTGGCCATCGGGGAGAGAAGGCGTCTGTTCTTTCTTGGCCATGCCAATAATCCGTCACTTTTGCGGCGCGATACGCTGATACCGGGGTACCAGCAAGGGCTGTGCCAGTTCGGAAACGTCCGACTGGCGCCGCCGCGGATATTACAGGCTAGACGGAGGATGTCACGGGGAGGAGTAAGAATTTTCCTTGGCGCAGGAGGGGATGGGGGTTGGGCGGTTCGCGAGCAAGCTCGCTCCTACGAAGAGCCGCCTCGGCGTCGGGCCCAAACTGTAGGAGCGAGCTTGCTCGCGAACGAGGGCAAGCGTGGCGCTCGGGCTTGGATCCTCTCCCCAGCCCTGGCTGCGCGCCCCGCTCCGAAGGGGCGCGACCAGGGGCGGCATCAGCACTCGGGCGAACGCCCTCTCCCCAGCCCTCTCCCTGAAGGGAGAGGGCGCCATTCGTGCCGTGCTCGGTAATGTGCCACCCGGCGAGCGTCGATCTTTCAACGCACGCCGAACGAGTCCCCTCTCCCTTCAGGGAGAGGGTTAGGGAGAGGGCGCTTCCAGGCAGCACCGCGCCACCCGGAACGCGCCCACCCCATCACGCGTAATAATCCACCAATCCCCTGCCCTGCGCCGTCGATGCCGGGCGGATCTCCGACATGCCGCTGATCATCGGCTCGTCATCGCCGCCCTCGGCCCCCGCCACGCTCCGCGCGCCGCCGCGGCCGTCGCTCTGCTGCTGTTGCTGCTGCCAGCCACGGGCGGACTGGTCGGAGACGTTGACGTCGAGCTGGCCCATGCCCTGCTGGCTGAACATCTCGCGCAAGCGGTGCTGCTGGCTGTCCAGTGCCTCGCGCACGCCGGCGTTGGCGCTGACGAAGTTCACCTGGGTCTGGTCGGCGCTCATGTGGATACGCACTTCCAGGCGGCCGAGGTCGGCCGGGTCCATCTGGATCTCGGCGGACTTGAGGTTCTGCGACGACATCCACATCACCCGGTCGACCACCTGGTCGGTCCAGCCGTTCTGCTGCATCGACACCGCCTGGCCGGGCACCAGCGGGTTCACCGGGCGGCTGGTCACGGCCTGCGGGGTGTTCAGTGCCTGGGTCAGGGATTCCAGACGCGCGGCGAAGGCTTCGTTGCGCGGCATCTCCGGCTTGGCGTCGGTCTGCACGTCCGCCACCTGCTGCGTCAGGTCCACGGCGTCCTTCAGCGCGCCTTCGGCAAGCTGGGTGCCTGTGCCCTTGGTGGCCGACTCCGGGTTCAGCGCCGCGAGCGCCGCCGACAGGTCATCCTTGCCGTTGGCATCCACTGCCTTGCCGCCAGCCTTGGCCGACAACGGGTTGGTCAACTGGGTCTGCTGCACCTGGGCAGGCTGCTCGTCGCCACCCAGCCCGAGCGCCAGGCTGACGCCGGGAATCTCGTTGAGCTTCTGCAGGTCGTCGTCGCCACTGGCCTCGGTAAGCGCGCTGGTGCCGCTG from Pseudomonas sp. GCEP-101 includes these protein-coding regions:
- the fliO gene encoding flagellar biosynthetic protein FliO; its protein translation is MARLLANLIALPLAGLSLFALGEEASAPASNPAIVHASSTPSLITGSAGAQLMQLLLGLVLVVGLIFLLAWLVRRVQQVVPRGNQAIRLISSQALGPRDRLVLVQVGEEQVLLGLTPGRITPLHVMRQPVHAAESEAAQPEFAQRLLELLNKDKGRPQ
- the flhA gene encoding flagellar biosynthesis protein FlhA produces the protein MDRTQLIGTVRSSLAGLSRGNLGVPLLLLAMLAMMTLPIPPFLLDVLFTFNIALSIVVLLVSVYALRPLDFAVFPTILLVATLLRLALNVASTRVVLLHGHDGHAAAGKVIQAFGEVVIGGNYVVGIVVFAILMIINFVVVTKGAGRISEVSARFTLDAMPGKQMAIDADLNAGLIEQAEAKKRRAEVAQEADFYGSMDGASKFVRGDAVAGLLILFINLIGGVAIGVIQHSMSFGDAGKVYALLTIGDGLVAQLPSLLLSTAAAIMVTRVSSAEDMGQQVNRQMFASPKALAISAAILIAMGLVPGMPHVSFIGLGGLAAGGAYLIWHRQRQASQKAEQEAQAQQELLPAQRAEQTKELGWDDVTPVDMVGLEVGYRLIPLVDRNQGGQLLARIKGVRKKLSQDLGFLMPSVHIRDNLDLLPNAYRLTLMGVSVAEAEIYPDRDLAINPGQVFGTLNGIAGKDPAFGLEAVWIEASQRDQAQSLGYTVVDASTVVATHLNQVLHKHAHELLGHEEVQQLMQLLAKTSPKLAEELVPGLISLSTLLKVLQALLQEQVPVRDIRTIAEAIANVAVKSQDPAAMVAAVRVALARAIVQTIVGLEPELPVITLEPRLEQILLNSLQKAGQGSEEGMLLEPGMAEKLQRSMVEAAQRQEMLGKPAILLVAGPIRAMMSRFARMAVPTMNVLAYQEIPDNKQVTIVATVGQN
- the fliL gene encoding flagellar basal body-associated protein FliL — encoded protein: MAKKEQTPSLPDGQAPGKGKLKLIIIIVLAFLLAVGASVGGTWFFLHKSAKPDEAEAKAAEHAEPTRKQAVYEILAPSFVVNFNQNGRQRYLQVAVALMGRDQAQMDALREQMPLVRNQLVMLFSSQNFDNLVTPVGKEMLRQQATSSLQELAKKATGQLTVEQVLFTNFVLQ
- the fliP gene encoding flagellar type III secretion system pore protein FliP (The bacterial flagellar biogenesis protein FliP forms a type III secretion system (T3SS)-type pore required for flagellar assembly.), which translates into the protein MIGALKAAAPLLLGLLALLAPQAFAADPTQLTAITVTTNPQGQQEYSVSLQILLIMTALSFIPAFVMLMTSFTRIIIVFSILRQALGLQSTPSNQVLIGLAMFLTLFVMAPVFDKINSTALQPYLNEQIPAQEAITRAEVPLKAFMLAQTRQSDLELFVRLSKRTDIASADATPLTILVPAFVTSELKTAFQIGFMIFIPFLIIDLVVSSVLMAMGMMMLSPLIISLPFKIMLFVLVDGWALIIGTLAGSFGTV
- the fliR gene encoding flagellar biosynthetic protein FliR, whose product is MLELSNAQIGGWIGAFLFPLFRIAAMLMVMPIIGTQLVPTRVRLYLSVAIAVALVPNLPPMPQVDALSLKAMVYIAQEILVGAMLGFVLQLMFHAFVISGQIISMQMGLGFASMIDPTNGISVPVLGQFFTMLVTLLFLSMNGHLVVFEVLAESFTTLPVGEGLSSNHFITVAGKLGWILGAGLMLSLPAITALLVVNLAFGAMTRAAPQLNIFSIGFPLTLVMGFIIVWIGSADILTQYQSLASEGLRLLRELVGAR
- the fliQ gene encoding flagellar biosynthesis protein FliQ, with product MTPEVAVDLFREALWLTAVMVGILVLPSLLVGLIVAMFQAATQINEQTLSFLPRLLVVLLTLIVLGPWLLRQLMEYTQSLITSIPTLIG
- the flhB gene encoding flagellar biosynthesis protein FlhB, coding for MAENDSSEDKTEEPTEKRRKDAREKGQLPRSKELNTLAVLLAGAGALLMFGASLADALMRLMRGSFELDRATVMNSESMLNLLAEGGKIGADAIWPILAVLLIAALVGPVALGGWLFSAEALAPKFSRLNPLAGLKRMFSLRSVTELLKALAKFVLVLIVAILVLKSDQDDLMAIAREPLEQAMVHSARIIGWSAFWLACSIIFIAAADVPFQLWDNRKKLMMTKQEVKDEYKDSEGKPEVKAKVRQMQREMANRRMMQAVPQADVVITNPTHFAVALQYDAEKGGAPRLLAKGNDFMALKIREIAQEHKVTVLESPALARAVYYSTELDHEIPAGLYLAVAQVLAYVYQLKQYRAGKGKRPGPMPDLPIPPDLRRDE
- the fliM gene encoding flagellar motor switch protein FliM — encoded protein: MAMQDLLSQDEIDALLHGVDDGLVETESDVEPGAIKSYDLTSQDRIVRGRMPTLEMINERFARYTRISMFNLLRRSADVAVGGVQVMKFGEYVHSLYVPTSLNLVKMKPLRGTGLFILDAKLVFKLVDNFFGGDGRHAKIEGREFTPTELRVVRMVIEQAFVDLAEAWHAVMPITFEYVNSEVNPAMANIVSPSEVVVVSTFHIELDGGGGDLHITLPYAMIEPIREMLDAGFQSDVDDQDERWINALREDILDVNVPLGATVVRRQLKLRDILHMQPGDVIPVELPEHMIMRANGVPSFKVKLGSHKGNLALQILDPLVRPR
- the fliN gene encoding flagellar motor switch protein FliN; translated protein: MSDEENVTPEEQALADEWAAALSESGDANQDDIDAMMASAAAPVVPAAPRAPMEEFGMAPKAPTIAGLEGPNLDVILDIPVTISMEVGHTDISIRNLLQLNQGSVIELDRLAGEPLDVLVNGTLIAHGEVVVVNEKFGIRLTDVISPSERIKKLR
- a CDS encoding flagellar hook-length control protein FliK, with translation MAVAPDILLSSAPDIRPKAALSKSAQNSPNSSNDKGSSFADVYAREQRPAPSERTDKPAKAKADKPRDSADKDTASQDATAPAAADQPKVAEDGKALPADGASKADEPVADTDAKPDATLDPLLMLGMTGQLPEPEAPPLVVSSGTSALTEASGDDDLQKLNEIPGVSLALGLGGDEQPAQVQQTQLTNPLSAKAGGKAVDANGKDDLSAALAALNPESATKGTGTQLAEGALKDAVDLTQQVADVQTDAKPEMPRNEAFAARLESLTQALNTPQAVTSRPVNPLVPGQAVSMQQNGWTDQVVDRVMWMSSQNLKSAEIQMDPADLGRLEVRIHMSADQTQVNFVSANAGVREALDSQQHRLREMFSQQGMGQLDVNVSDQSARGWQQQQQQSDGRGGARSVAGAEGGDDEPMISGMSEIRPASTAQGRGLVDYYA
- a CDS encoding TPM domain-containing protein, whose product is MNIWIRCALCLLLLLGVTGVRAEVPTTVALPAADTLVVASDEAEPTPTGSIAVPELKSPVTDLTGTLDSGTLTALKQRLLALQQRKGSQIAVLMLPSTGEDSIEQFATRVFEQWRLGRKGIDDGVLVLIAKDDRRMRIEVGYGLEGAIPDVVASRIIREEMVPAFRAGDFAGGIERTVGKLERLIDGETFADQRSGVGLTLEGWLLLSGLVIGGVAGIVLRRRWIKFKVVLPSLVVIAMLLAASGGLHSGPVLLFALPFAMLMGAGIGAVAGGSRRAALIVGAILAYLLALAGCAQFFDGGDVALFGLAAPLGGSAALIFLSLPFLFAYAAWKRSRRGFFIRLGVTGGIVGFLVYITEVLSQPWAFPDSLVLIPMVYVPAMIAFLAGTGSGSGGGSSSDSSSYSSSSSDSSSSSSDSSYSGDGGSSGGGGSSDSW